The region AAAAGAAATATGGAGATGTCCTGGTAAACGGCGTTTTTGATGTCCGGATAATACGGCGTCAGGAAATGCGTTTACGAGTTGTTTTTGCAAACTATCACGAAGTGCCTGCAAACGCTTTGCTTCACCATTATGATGGCCCGTGGCAAGTTCGAGTGCCTTGGCAAACCCAACGACACCAGCGACATTTTCGGTACCACTACGAATGCCCCGCTCTTGCCCACCGCCTACAATTTGGGGGTTGAGGCGAACGTGACTCGCCGCCCACAACAGACCGACTTGTTTTGGCCCATAAATCTTACCTGCATTTAAGGTTAGTAGGTCAACGCCTAGACGCGCGACGTGCACGTCCAATTGTCCGACACCTTGCGACGCATCACTGTGAAAATACAGAGGCGTTGTATCGCCTGCACTACGACGTCTTTCGCGCTCTTCTCGGATAACTGCCGCAATATCCCGGAATGGTTGAATCGTTCCTAGTTCGTTATTAGCAAGCGCAATGCTAACCAGACGCGTGTCTGGTCGAATAGCTACTTTTACACGATCGGCACTTACCATGCCGCGTTCATCACTTTCAACAATTGCATGGTCAAGCTTGGCAGCAGCGGCGAGCACGGCATGATGTTCGATATTTGCCGTTACTACGTGGCCTTCGATACTGTTGAACGCTAAATTAATCGACTCGGTTGCACCAGCGGTCATGATTAATTCATCAGGTTTTGCACCAATCGAAGCTGCAATCACGCCTTTTGCTGCTTCGTACTCACGACGTACGGCAAGCGCTGGCGCGTAGGGACTAGAAGGGTTATAGAATTTCTCTGTAAAATATGGGCGCATAGCAGAAAACACGCGCTCATCAAGAGGCGTGGCAGCAGCATGATCTAGATAAATTGACTCACCCATTACTTTTATAAGTATAGCATTTAGGAAAGGTCTTTGCCTGTCTGGGGATCGCGTTTATAAACCTTACGGGCTACTTGTTCATAGTACATACGGATGGCAACCTGCAAATTTTGTAATTCCTCGCCCTCGATATATTTATACCTGGCGCCTTCTTGGACTTTTAAAATTCCCTTATCGTGCAACTCGTACCTTGTGGTTGTCGTACGCTGAGTGCCCTTTTCGTCTTTCCATTCCTCGTGCCAAATCCAAGTCCTCTCATCAAGACAAAAGAATTCTCGGCGATGACCATTAGGAATAGGGCCAAAAATCGATGCGCCAATTTGGCTTTCTAGGCTCAATAAGTCACGCTCAGTCAATT is a window of Candidatus Saccharimonadales bacterium DNA encoding:
- a CDS encoding cysteine desulfurase family protein; this translates as MGESIYLDHAAATPLDERVFSAMRPYFTEKFYNPSSPYAPALAVRREYEAAKGVIAASIGAKPDELIMTAGATESINLAFNSIEGHVVTANIEHHAVLAAAAKLDHAIVESDERGMVSADRVKVAIRPDTRLVSIALANNELGTIQPFRDIAAVIREERERRRSAGDTTPLYFHSDASQGVGQLDVHVARLGVDLLTLNAGKIYGPKQVGLLWAASHVRLNPQIVGGGQERGIRSGTENVAGVVGFAKALELATGHHNGEAKRLQALRDSLQKQLVNAFPDAVLSGHQKRRLPGHLHISFPNIDAERLVFALEARAVFVATGSACAANYGTRSHVLTAIGLAPEIADGSLRLTLGHLSNEDNTNRAASIIIEEVSREFQRTKK